The window TTCCACGCTCCGTCGTCGGTGATGCGGCGCGTGGTCTGCGCGGCGATGTCGTAGACGTAGAGGTCGTTGCCGTCGGAGTAGGCGATGCGCTGTCCGTCGGGCGAGAACGAGGCGTCGCGCGGCGCTTCGGCCTGCCGCAGCACGGGCTGCACGCGGTTGTCGCGGATGAGCGAATAGGAGGTGGTGTAGGAGTGGCGGTAGATGGGTTTGCGCCCCGAGGCGACGAGGATCGTCCGCTCGTCGGGCGAAAAGAGGTAGTCGCTGATAATCAGATCGGGCGCGGGCGACGGGAGCAGGCTCTCGCCGGGAGCATCCGTGGCATAGCTGTAACGGAGTATATTGTTTTTTTCGAGCGTGGTGTAGTGCTCGCCGTCGGCCGTGGGGCGGATGCCGCGCACCGATTCGTTCAGGCTGCGCAGGCGGGCGATTCCGGCGTATTCGTTCTGGGCGTATGCTGTCCCGGTTGCCAATAGCAGTCCGGAAAGAATAATTAATTTGTTTATCACGGTTGTTCTGTCTTTTTTGCGTTGCAGCGTAAGTCCCCTCCGAGGAGGGGATTTAGGGGTGGGTCAGATTTGTAAACGCCACCCGTGGCGGCGACTGCGACCGGCGGATACGCAAATTCGGTGCGGGACCGGATTTTGTTTCAGTTCCCGGTTGCTTAAATGTCCTCTATGTCGAAATCGTAGCCCAGCCGCTTGCCGGTCACGAATTTCGAATTGTCCATCTTGGTGTTGAACTGATCGACCGTCACGCGCTTGTTCTCCTCGTAGGGAGGCATCAGCAGGTCGAAGTTCAGCGCGAAGTCGATCGCCGATTCGAGAATCGGCACCAGCGCGTCGCGGTCCAGCTCCTCCCGGCCGAAATCCGCGGCCCGCATCGAGGTCTGCTGCTTGCCTTCGACGAAGTAGCGGCGTTCGCGGTTGATGAAGATGCGGCCGATCAGATACCCTTCGTCGGCGTTGCGGTTGAACTTGAACGAGTCGGAAAGGAAGTTGTAGATGTTGACCAGTCCGCAGTAGGAGTTCTCGCGGTCGGCCGCGACGTAGGGATTCTGCCAGATGGGGTGCCCGTCTTCGAATTCGAAAACGTCGGTGTGCATCTGGAAGATCAGGATGTCGTTGGCGACTTGCAGCTGGGCTTCGAACTTGCCGCGGTCGCGGTATTCGAGGCGCACGCGGCGGTCGAGTTTGCCGTCCAGCTCGTCGTCCATCTCCGAGGCCATCTCGAACAGCGTCTCTTTCAGGGTGTTGAATGCCGCGAACGAGTTGTCGAAGACCTTCTGTTTGAGGGTCGATTTGCGGATGATCGTATCGAGTATCCTGGCTCTCAGCGGGGTTGTTTCCATATGTTTCAGTTTATCGTTTGTTCGTTTTTCGGTCCGGTTCGCGCCTGTGCCGGTCGCCGCCTTCGGCGTCGTTTGCAAATCCGACTCACCCCCAAACCCCCGCCCCAGGCGGGGGCTTGCGTGCCCCGGCCCTTCGGCAGGCTCAGGGACCGGCGGCAAAATCGGCGTGTCGGGCGGTTTCTGCTTTTTTACTTTATCCGTATCTGGCGCCCCTGTTCCAGCTCCTCGCCGGGCCTGAGCTTGTTGAGCTTTTCGATCGACCGCGTGCGGATGGCGTAGGACTGGCCGACGGAGTAGGCCGTCTCGCCCCGGCGCGCGATGTGGTGCCGGGAGTTGCCCGTCCAGCGCTTCTTCTTGCGCTCGATGTAGACCGTCTCGCCCGGCACGGGCTGCGCCTGCTTGTCTTTCAGATCGTTGAACTTGCGCAGGTTGCGCGGCGAAATGCGGAATTTGCGGCCGATGTTCTCGAACGTGTCGTTCTCCTTGGCCGTGACGTAGTGCACGCCGTTGGTGGCATAGACGTTGTAGCCCGCATGGGCGTTGATCGTCACGCGGTAGTTGTCCGGATCGACGGCCGTTCCGGCCTCGGCCGTGCGTTCCACGCTGCTCTGCTCTGCGAACCACTCCTCGGGGTCGCGCGGAAGCCCGTAGCGCGTGGCGTAGAGGCGCATGCCGTCGGGACGGTCCAGCAGGTAGAGCTGGTTCTCCTCGATGACCCGCACGAGCCGCTGGGCGTAGTCGGGGGCCGTGGCGTATCCGGCGGCCTTCAGACCCCGCGCCCAGCTCTTGTAGTCGTCGGACGGATAGGCGAAGAGCGAGTCGTAGCGCGGCTGCGAGTCGAGAAACTCGGCGTGGTCCTGGTAGGAGGCTTCGACCGAGGGGTACGAACGGAAACATTCGCCCTTGGCGTCGTCGTCGTGGTAGACCTTCTCGCCGGTCCAGTTGCGCTTGCACTTGATGCCGAAGTGGTTGTTGGACTTCATCGACAGCAGGCTGTTGCCGCAGTCGGATTCGAGGATGCCCTGCGCCATGGTGATGCTTGCCGGGATGCCGTAGCGCTCCATGTGGGCCACGGCGATCGACATGTAGCGGCTGATGTATTCTTCGCGTGTCTGGCGCACCTGCGCCCCGAGCTGCACCGCGCAGCAGAGGAGGATTCCCGCGAGGGATATTGCTTTTTTGGAAAAAGTCATTATCTTTGTTTAACAGTTACCGACAAAGGTATAATTTTCCGATGAAAATAACAATAATCGAATAAACCCTAAGCTATGTTTACCGAAAACGCGAATCGTATTTTCAACCGTTCTATCGAAGATTATCACCGCTGGGACGATGTCGATCATCCGATCGACAATCCCTATGCTCCGGGAACGATCGACCACCTGCTTTATCATAAGAACTGGATCGACACCGTGCAGTGGCATCTGGAGGACATCATCCGCGATCCGGAGATCGACCCGGCCGAGGCGCTGAAGATCAAGCGCCGCATCGACAAGTCGAACCAGGACCGCACGGACATGGTGGAGTACGTGGATTCCTACCTGCTGGACAAATACAAGGAGGTCGTGCCGGCGCCCGACGCCCGGCTGAACACCGAAACCCCGGCGTGGGCCATCGACCGGCTGTCGATCC of the Alistipes senegalensis JC50 genome contains:
- a CDS encoding DUF4254 domain-containing protein, which gives rise to MFTENANRIFNRSIEDYHRWDDVDHPIDNPYAPGTIDHLLYHKNWIDTVQWHLEDIIRDPEIDPAEALKIKRRIDKSNQDRTDMVEYVDSYLLDKYKEVVPAPDARLNTETPAWAIDRLSILALKIYHMAREAERTDVDDEHRAACRKKLGVLLSQQADLSRAIEELIEDIEAGRKYMKTYKQMKMYNDPALNPVLYGQKK
- a CDS encoding glucosaminidase domain-containing protein, with protein sequence MTFSKKAISLAGILLCCAVQLGAQVRQTREEYISRYMSIAVAHMERYGIPASITMAQGILESDCGNSLLSMKSNNHFGIKCKRNWTGEKVYHDDDAKGECFRSYPSVEASYQDHAEFLDSQPRYDSLFAYPSDDYKSWARGLKAAGYATAPDYAQRLVRVIEENQLYLLDRPDGMRLYATRYGLPRDPEEWFAEQSSVERTAEAGTAVDPDNYRVTINAHAGYNVYATNGVHYVTAKENDTFENIGRKFRISPRNLRKFNDLKDKQAQPVPGETVYIERKKKRWTGNSRHHIARRGETAYSVGQSYAIRTRSIEKLNKLRPGEELEQGRQIRIK